The nucleotide sequence ataataataaataaataaataacataaaACAAGGTGGCCCTTGTCCACACGAAACCAACACACTAAAAAAAGGGGGCTTAGCCTCCTTCCAACCCTCACGAAGGCCATAGGGCTTTCGCCCTCCCCTTTCTCCTTCGCCCTCTCTCCTTTCGTGAAGCACAGGACACAAAGGCCTTATGCCTTCGTTTAGATAAGAGGTCTTTCGTGTGGACCATCTGTACACCAGGCCTATTACGCGCAAACATCAGTTAGATATTTTAAGTTATGTTTCAACTTTATTCCAACTGCCAACTACCTCCACTTTTAATAAATGCATAAACCCTATATTAGGCTTATGAATAGCAGTCTCCCTTCACTCTAAATCCTTTCCACACCTCCAATTCACTCTCAAATACTCTTATTCTCTCAAGATTCTTTCAAGCAAACAGTGAACAATCCAGTGTTCACAGTGAGTTTTACTCACTAAtacttcttttttcttctttcttttattttctaaacttattggataacctctaggaaggtttccACAAGTTTGTCATGGCAAACTAAGGTGGAACCTCACCACATTGAGTTCCAAAGCGTTGTAAACTTTCTGTTGTGAATTTCCATTCTTATTTATTTGTTGTTTTGATTAAAACTTGGTGTAAACTTGTACCCACCAAGCTCCCAACTTAGTTcatagttgtgggtttgtgttgagGTTGATATCCACCAAGAACACAAGCTTAAATCTTATTTAAATTCTGTCCAAATGTTTTAAGTGATTGAAAACCATCCAAGCTTCAACCTCTTATGTTGAAAGTCTTGTGCATGAGTTGTGTGTGAAACTTGGAAGCTTTGGCTATCCGAATTAGTTCCACAAAATCTCACCTGTTCACACTTTTCAATTAGTGACATCAAGTAGCTTCCAAGAACCAAAGTAACATAACCCCTCCGCACCTCCAACATCTGCCATGATGGGTGTGAAACACCCGGGTTAatcttacttggctacttgatGAACTAGTTAGTTAAATTTCTTATTTTATTCATGACCATCTGAATAATCCTTGTGATGATTTGTGCATTGGTGAATTCATACAATGAGGTTAATCttacctccatgcttgacttacatgattTATATGATATTACATGATGGACAAATTATAACCTATACTATATACTTGTATAATATATATACTTTAACCGAATTCTTGATACTAACCGGATTATGGTTAGATGCCATGAACTTAGGTTATATTATCTTAGTTCTAAACTGCGCGTTTGTGATTCTAATGTGCAAGTTAGGACCCATGAAAACACATGACAACTTAGTGTCCAAACGAGTATTTAGACAAGATATATTTTTACATACATATACTTTTTATACTTAATTCCGAATCCGAACTCTCCATAAACTCCCTGTACTCAAAAGCATTCGTTGCCCCAATGTAAAGTAACTTCGGTGCTCCACTCTCATCAAATCGTCAACTCGTGTTTAATCAGAAagctttgcaaaaccgtgagtgtACATGACCCCTTTCtatttttaacacttttgggtgcaatacgtATAATTTATCAAACGCACATATACACTTACAAACATGTTTGACACAAATAAACAATCCAATATACATGCTTGATACGTGATACTAGAACTCATACATGCTAGAATACTTATTTTCTttatacttgtcattaacttcctACGAGCCTCCCTTAAcctgtatagcgctataggattgacaCACTGCCCatattcttgaggtcatgttaagttaaacaAAACGGTCTTGTCGTTGCTACGAAAAAGATTACGCTAGCGGGAATCTTTGGGTTGACAAGTAGGTGTTGCATGCTAGCCTATGTTCTGTTATGCCTTAGTATACGTTATTGTCACGTGGATCTCGATAAACTCTTTTATACATATGCTAGTACACTaaaaacttgtatgctcaccaatACTTTATGTGTTGACATGTTACTATAATATGTATTGCAGGATTGTGATCATGGCGCGTTGAAAAGAATCTAGTATGAAGGACTAGAAACACACCAAACTTTACTTCATGTTTATTAGTTTAGTCATACGATACTTGTTGTACTTAAACAAATGCCTAACATATCTTCAAATCAAAGCAGGACATCATAAACCTTATGGGAAGatccaaccgttagaaatccctTAATGAAAATGTGAACACACCAGTACTAAATTTCCAAGGATAGCAAGCGGCCTGACATAATTAGGGTGATCGTCGACCTTTTAACAAAACACACTCACTGTCTACCAATTTGTGAGACTTATACTTCGGAAATTATCATATTTGTTTTTCAACCAAATAATAGCCCAACATGGTGTATCGATGTCTATCATTTCGGATAGAGACCCAACGTTTACTTCCATGGTTTCAAAAATATTTTATGAGTATCTAGGGACACTGTTACATAtcagcacagcatatcatcctcagaccgacaGACAGTCGGAAAGAACTATTCGGacactagaggatatgcttcAAGTTGGTATTATATActttggtggaagttgggataacCATTTGCCATTGGCAGAATTCTCTTACAATAATAACTATCACGCTAGGATTCAGTTCAATTAAGaaccacgagttgtgagaaccatgagaactcctACTTCTCGCGCAAGTTGGGCCACCATTTGTTATAgcaatgtattttttttatatcatcaataaaaaaaatttacaccCGATGTAAGTTTTTGCATGTGACATTTTTTTTCTCGCTAAAACAAGTGATTTTTTAAGACTTTTgagaattttttttgaaaaaaaccttTTGAAAGGcttagttctcatggttcttacaatttaaggtggttctcattttatcctttctctctctctctctctctctctctctctttatatatatatatatatataggtacgggatcaggagagaacggtgaaaagtgtgagaacggtgagaacggatcctggcctAACACGTTGCAGGGGACGCTAATTGATATGCAGGGGTACGATTGTCCTTTGATACGTTCCCTCCTTATTCGCGTTGTAAATCTCTTTCAAATTAAAACTCCAAAGATTTCTTGTTAGTTGTTACCTCCTTTGCAAGCTTTCTCAGATCTATGGCGTCTAACGTGGATTCTGTTCGACAAAGTAAAATTCGTTGACGTTTCCTATTTTTGTTCTAGCAAATCATGCAACAGATATGGCGTTTTGTTCTTTTATGcttgtttcattgttttttttttaattagcaTTTCATAATGTGTTGTATGATTTCATTAGCGTTGTTCATTTATCCAGTTTAATCGCGTTTTAATTGGTAGTTAAACAATTACTAAGAACTGATAATTGGAGTTTTcaatattaattttaattgtcGTTTAGGATCTAGTATATTTCTTATGTTTTTACGATCATTGGCATTTTACATCTCTTTGATTAGTTTTGAATATTATTTAGTAGTATTTGTAAACATTAGTTATtactatttgttaatttgtttaaATATCAGTTTTGTTAACTATGTCGTTTTcattatgatgttatatttttgttatttatttatgttgttaagtGTTTTTAATTATTCATCTCATGGCATTTTCATTATTGAAGTCGCATTAGTATTTTTGTTAATCGATAAAGTTATGGTGTGCGTATTTTGGCGTTTTCATCATGGCGTTTTcaaattatgtgtttattatgtcttgtttattattcaattaatggcaTTTTAATTTATAATGTTATTAcaagacattttctatttttaatggcgtttttctgatttttctgtTCCTCACTGTGTTTTCTCATACGAAGTTGCTTTCTCGAGTCAAAGGCTTTGCCCCAAAACTGGATTACCATTTATCATTCCTGATGTTAGTGAAGAAATAAAGCCCACAATGGACATGGTATTCACAAGCCTCGATAATTGTTATTCAATGTATGTTAAGTATGCCAAGGAGTGTGGGTTTTCATTCAGGAAAGGGACTACAAAGACAAACTCTAAAGGTGTGTTACATATTAAGTATTACTTGTGTACGAGATCTGGGTTATATAAGGACAAGAAGGTTGATACGTTGGACCCCAATCAAAAGGAGCGATTAGTGCGATCCAACTTTTCAAAGAGGACTGATTGTGGTGCACTGTTAGGTGTAATTTTTTAGGCTGGATCATGGAAGGTGTATAAGTTTGTCGAGGAGCACAACCATGATCTTGTAGAACGTCCTGATAAGCATTTTCTTCCAACTGAACGACACCTCACTCAGCTCCAGAAGCATGTTATACACAGCATGTCTAAGTTGAATTTGGGTCCCGTCAAggcgtttaatgttatgaagactTGTTTTGGCGGTTTTGAAGACGCGGGTGCAAGTAAAGTTGAATTTAAGAACTACAAGAGGAAAATTAACTTGTTTATAGAGGAATATGACGCCGATATGGTTGTGAGATAtttgaatgaaaaaaaaattcCCAGCCTAATTTCTCGTATGATTACTTCACAGACGAAGACAATCGTTTGAAGAGACTTTTTTGGTGTGACGATCAAGCCAAACGTAATTACCACGTGTTTGGTAATGTGATTTCGTTTAGCGCCACGTATCGTTCCAACAAGTAATATTTTATAATTCAACttcttctgtttttttttttttgccattttattagtttacatgcaatggcgtttttaTGAGTTTACATGCAAAGTTATTTTATgagtttacatgcaatggcgttttattcagTTCTCATGGCGTTTTCATATGCAGATACGCTATGGTGTTTGTACCATTCACTGGTATAGACAATCATCACTGCAATGTTACATTTGGTGCTGCATTATTAGCGTCGGAAACTGCTGATACGTATATTTGGTTGTTGAGAGTTTTTATAAAAGCTGTTGGTTCTCAACCAAAAGTTGTTATCACTGACCAAGATCCAGCAATGAAGAAGGCTATTTCTGCTGTATTGGTTGACACGAGGCATCGGTTATGCATGTGGCATGTGATGCATAAACATTCTCTGAAGGTTGGTATGCTTATTTTTACCTTTGGCGTTTTAGGATACACTGCGTTTTAAAATAAATGGCGTTCTGTACCTTGttactgtttttttaattaagtttttatatatgttttttatGCATGGCGTTTTCGTGTTATACATAGGTTGGTGTTAGGCTATGCAATTCCACCAATTTCAAAGAACGTATTTGTGGTGTTGTGTGGACGGATATTCTCACACCTGAAGAGTTTGAATCAGAATGGGAAGCGGTTATCGAAGAGTTCAATTTAGCAAATAATGACTGGCTATCTGATATTTTTGCACTTAGGGAATCTTGGATCCCTGCATACTAAAGAATGGAAGAGATGTCGGGTCTTATGCAAACGACATCGAGGTCGGAGAGTGAGAATCATTTTTTTGGTCAAGTGTGCAATTCGAAAGCTACTCTTGTTGAGTTCATGGCTCATTACGAAATTGCAATAGAAGCACAACGTCACACGCACCGGAAAAATGATCATGAATCTCGATACAAACGACCCCACTTGAAGAGCAATTACCAATTGTTGGAAGGCCAAGCTACTGACATATACACAAAAAGTATTTTTTGTGACGTTCAAGCTGAGCTCATTGGAATTGCAGATTGCATAAATCAACGTTACGAAGATCAGCCCGAtaggtttgttaagttttacataaatgacTTCCAACAGCCTTGTACATCCTTATTTGAGGTAAAcaatggcgttttgtttttataTGGTGTTTTCTGGGCATGGCGTTTTATCATATCCattgtgtttttttaatttttttagacaAACATTCTCTACATGGCGTTATAGAGATATTGTTTTTGACGTTTTTTCAGGTAATGTTCCGTAAGACTGATTGCACATGCAGTTGCTCATGCATGCGTTTTGAGCAGTTTGGTTTGCTATGTAGACATATTGAGAATTATGGACATTAGGaaatttccaaaacaatacattTTGAATAGATGGCACCAAGAGGCTTCCCCAAACTGCTCTCCTGAATACTCAATTAGTCGTGAATATATGACCGAGTTTGATCCCGATGTGCAAAGTATGATGCGAGATATTATTTTTTCAACGGAATATAGTTTGAACCATTTATCTGGTAATAAAGAGGAGCTATCTTTATACAACGATCATGTTCAAACTTATATGAAGAAGGTTCAAGATATGCAGATTGTTGCTCCTCCCGCTAGTACTAGGGATAGATTTGCCGAGAAAACCGGTCAATATAAAAACGACAAGAATCCGATAAGTGTCCCTGTTGGGTATAAAACCAAAGGTTCTGGTTCTCGGAAGTGCCTGAAATCTAAACAGGAGATAGCAATCGAGAAAAAGAAATCAAGATCGAAACCTGGGGCCAAAGAAAGACAGTGTCAGAACTGCAAAGGCTATGGACACTACGCATCGACATGCAAACAGGCCGTAATTAAAAGAAGATCGACAAGGTCTTCGAGAGCCAGTGAagagtagtttggcgttttgtatttttcattcttACAGAACACACACAGATGGTCTTCGAGAGCCAGTGAAaagtagtttggcgttttgtatttttcattcttACAAAACACACACAGATCTCAGTTTGGCATTTTACATCATTCTTTATACATCATTTTTTCCATCTTTTTTTTCCGACCTATTTGTTCATGACATGCTACTTCGAagttacataacaaacaatataagatCGGACAAGCACATCAAATGCCAAAAAAAGGCCACTAAATAAAACTACCATAAACCTCTAATTTTGGTTATGCTgaactcaataatgttttgctaaacgagatggacaacattgttaatcctcagtcaagaaagatgtctaacaatgttgtccatcccGTTCTACTAAACTTTATTGAGAATAAAACTGAATCTCCATGAAATGTCGTTTTTGAAATTTTGTGGTATTTGCATGTTTTGGTGTTTATATTGAGGATTTTGCCCTTAAATCAACCTAACCCCTCCCCCCCacccccaaagctaaatgctaaaaactaaaacccccaaaaaaacctaaaaataacctaacccccccccccccaccacccctccccctcaagctaaaatgctaaaaactaaacccccaaaaaacctaaaaaaatcaaaaaaaaatctaaaaaaataaaaaaaatctaaaatttttttttaaaatattttttaagttaaaatcgctacttttagtagccaaaattttttgttttaaatattaaaaaaaattgtgtgtcttttagctatttttaggtatttttggttgtgttcacgttggttctcgcaataaagggtggttcctaacggatctttgtcatatatatatgtagaggttcctgtaaaaaaaagggttttttgtgagaaaggtaagaaagaatatacaccattagatctttgatctaattgTTGATATcataatggcaaaattgtaaataatgtttactattaaacatattaattttctagattaagggtgtataggtaaatttaacatttttaaattaagaaactaacattaatgcacatgtaacttccccccgtcttttttaaacgtcaataactttttatacgtaactttttttcaaaaaaattacaccataataacgagcgttttttttatctttaatatgagtaccatattgctatacttatatagagaaaaaacaatatgtttcgatcagatgtttagtccatgaatggtgttatatacttactgaatgatgttatatacttactgaatggtgttatatacttgctgaatggtgttatatacttactgaatggtgttaatctgttatatacttgctgaatggtgttatatacttgttggatggtgttatatacttgttgaatggtgttatatacttgttgaatggtgttaatctgttatatacttgctgaatggtgttatatacttactgaatgatgttatatacttgctgaatgttgttgtatacttgctgaatggtgtttatagagatcttttaaaaaaaatccagttcctataattaaggtggcggttataggaagtttttaattaattgaattaatgaaaaaattatttgtttacccttttgaattaatttagatttaggacacatgtcatctccacaatatttctcacctttctcacacttttaaccttttttacaataaccttaccctatatatatatatatatatatatataattgactTTGTGATGGTTCATGAAGACCCATCATTGGTTTGATATGTGATTCGACCAAATTGTCCTGAAGCATAGAGACCGTTGCGACCAATCCAAACCAGTTGACCTAACTATTGCATTTGAATCACATGCGCAGAGCTTACGAACTTTAGCCACCTTCTGTACCCAACTTCCTCTTGAATTGTATATAAGCAATATTCACGAACTAGACTGAGGCAAACCGTTTTTGTGTTCCTTTTGTTTGACCATGAAAAGGTGGTGTTATTCAATAAACATATGTGATCATTTTTTAACCTTTCAAATCGACTCACCAAACGAACACATCTAATTGAACCAACCTATGATGAAATGTTTCTTACTAAacctaataaaaaatataaaggTGGCTCTTAAGGGACATTTCAAAACATCACCACCCTTTGTGACCAACTATCAGTCAAACAATACAGACATAATCACGACCTGGACTGAGGTGAAGCATCGTTGTGATCGCTATGTCGCCAAGTTTAGCAGATTTAATGATCATATGCGAACATTTTTTAACCTTTCGAAGCGACTCACGAAATCAATACAACTAAATGAACCTGTCAAAATAACAGGTATCATGAACAATCAACAAAGAATACCCAACCCTAAGTTTATTAACCCAAGAATACTCTGTTACAAGACTATAGATAAAAGAAAAAACAACGAACAATCTTCCAAACACTATTCTCAGCACTCAAAGATTATCAAAGAGATAATCTCTCACACAAATTACACGGATTTTACTCTATAAACTTTGATTCGATGAGAATCATAGCTTTTACAGACAAGAACCCTAATTCTCCTGAAGGAGATAGACAAGAAGATTTTGGACGCACTTGAATTATGTGAGATGAAACCCTTTGCTGCACCTTTATAGTATCCAAAAAATTATCCGGGTTGTTATAACAACCCGACCTTCTAACCAGCGACCGGTACAAGCCCAATTGCCAAACTTCCAGTCCAGTCCAAGCTTTAAGTCTAGTCTCAGTAACCGGTACAGGCCCAATGTCCAATACTCTCCACATGTAACAAAACACAATATATTAAATAACATAACTGTGATATTAAACTTAAGGAAATAATTATTATGTAAATTTTAACACCCTCCCCCTAGTTTAATATCCAAAAGGATCGAACATGTTTATATCACAACATAACTCATTATGTTGTTGTATTAACAAACCTTTAGTCAAAAGATCAGCAAGTTGATTCTTAGATTCATCTCCTACTGTTTTTAAAACaccttttgaaattaaatctcTTAAAGAGAAAAGAACTATCTCAAAATGCTTGTGTGAACGCGCTGTAGGATCGAATTTGACTCCCGAACGATTGCGAATGACACGTAAGACGTGTGGAATCCGTGCACGTGTGTGGACCGAACACAAGAACTAATATAATGATGATTCTATTaagatttgacaaagttttacaccTTGAATCACCACCttttgctactttctctctctagacttctAAGCTCCAAATGTAACAAATTGCAAAAGTTCTAAAATGAAACAATACATGGGCTATTTATAGGGAAGGCTTAATGAAGACTCATTTAACTCACTAgctccatccgtccggatgggctCACCTCCATCTGTCTGGATGGACTTCTCCGTATAATCTTCAACTATTAAACTTGTCTTGTTCCATTTTCTGCTACGACGTACGATTGACGGAGGTGATAGACATTAGTGTACTcatagactcccccttggatattgccgcagtcaatcttgTAGCATCTtgtctcctctctctctctctctctctctctctgaatCTTTATGAAGCTTTGACAATATCAGTAACACAGACTCCCTCTTCAAGTTTTTCTTGATTCTGCACTCTGAATCAGCTCCCCCTTTCTGTTgactctttcttcaggctccccctttcgtaaAGCTTCTGGGCTTTAGGATCGACACCTGGTTCTACGGTTACAAGCCCCCTTGCgatgagctcgtcttcagactcccccttagcttCAACTATTAGGATCATAATCTGGCACTTTCATCTGTAAATCTTAAACTATTCGTAGGATATATGAAATTTTA is from Helianthus annuus cultivar XRQ/B chromosome 9, HanXRQr2.0-SUNRISE, whole genome shotgun sequence and encodes:
- the LOC110925343 gene encoding protein FAR1-RELATED SEQUENCE 2-like; translated protein: MDMVFTSLDNCYSMYVKYAKECGFSFRKGTTKTNSKGVLHIKYYLCTRSGLYKDKKAGSWKVYKFVEEHNHDLVERPDKHFLPTERHLTQLQKHVIHSMSKLNLGPVKAFNVMKTCFGGFEDAGASKVEFKNYKRKINLYAMVFVPFTGIDNHHCNVTFGAALLASETADTYIWLLRVFIKAVGSQPKVVITDQDPAMKKAISAVLVDTRHRLCMWHVMHKHSLKVGVRLCNSTNFKERICGVVWTDILTPEEFESEWEAVIEEFNLANNDWLSDIFALRESWIPAY
- the LOC110925344 gene encoding uncharacterized protein LOC110925344, whose product is MEEMSGLMQTTSRSESENHFFGQVCNSKATLVEFMAHYEIAIEAQRHTHRKNDHESRYKRPHLKSNYQLLEGQATDIYTKSIFCDVQAELIGIADCINQRYEDQPDRQTFSTWRYRDIVFDVFSDILRIMDIRKFPKQYILNRWHQEASPNCSPEYSISREYMTEFDPDVQSMMRDIIFSTEYSLNHLSGNKEELSLYNDHVQTYMKKVQDMQIVAPPASTRDRFAEKTGQYKNDKNPISVPVGYKTKGSGSRKCLKSKQEIAIEKKKSRSKPGAKERQCQNCKGYGHYASTCKQAVIKRRSTRSSRASEE